A genomic window from Petrotoga mexicana DSM 14811 includes:
- a CDS encoding PIN domain-containing protein, whose translation MNLFIDTNILLSFYHFTSEDLEELNKLVVLLKQKKVKLYLLEQIVDEFQRNRENKIMDALKQLQESRLKLELPQLCKDFEEYPTLKELQKEYEKQRSTSVDKIMKNVVEHTLKADKTIKDLFEKAKRLPTDDDQMAKARVRMEVGNPP comes from the coding sequence ATGAATCTTTTTATTGACACAAATATTCTTCTGTCTTTTTACCATTTCACAAGCGAGGACTTAGAGGAACTAAATAAACTTGTTGTTTTACTTAAGCAGAAAAAGGTAAAGCTATACTTACTAGAACAGATTGTAGATGAGTTTCAGCGCAACAGAGAGAACAAAATAATGGATGCACTAAAGCAGTTACAGGAATCCCGACTAAAGCTCGAGTTACCACAACTTTGTAAAGATTTTGAGGAATATCCAACACTAAAAGAACTCCAGAAAGAATATGAGAAGCAACGCTCCACTTCAGTGGATAAGATCATGAAAAATGTTGTGGAGCACACGCTGAAGGCCGATAAAACTATAAAGGACCTATTTGAAAAAGCAAAACGACTTCCTACAGACGATGACCAAATGGCCAAAGCGCGTGTGCGTATGGAAGTAGGCAATCCACCCTGA
- a CDS encoding glycosyltransferase: protein MSDDNEKLLSVAMIVKNEEANIRRALEAIKDVADEIIVVDTGSTDRTPEIVKEYTDKLYFHEWQNDFSEARNYSLKFPTCEWVMRYDADEEASELFKKNIREFLKKLPKDVNTVYLPIISYMDMDYTRTEVASIPIIFRNGTVEYKNVVHNQAIYKPKVVRGNFPILHYGYIWTRALKRKKYERTGTLIREQLKEAKHPIERLYYLVQLYKTESIGGYTYKKNQVAWETLAEIRRVGRVPAIGLEFLYLFGLDCVFGGLKDLGKELLQKCIDATPQYPDPYFGMMALCERSTDWDELIKWGEKFFKVLDEAMKNVENFDWTIMSFKQVPLAHILMARAMLKRKDFEGFNEHISLAFSEDENITIDKKNLYVLLNDLKEGVESKEEWGKVLPGFKVMVEGVEKSGIVIYYDSVVEKIAELEVEVDEDLLDKLSCRNELSKYIIKKMKTSEDQLLDFITKDDYLNFVEKNGIPGLLLFYSVLQKTKDNLDTLKTLSSLRKIENEKIQGVLYALLGDCYLRLKRFNEALSQYKKSLEILPDLSQFIKPIIEDLSTKLDPEMDGVYEEMYAHFASGKEFIFDIMGYVGQENAQKLYLISDASLALYVSGISFIQKDPQKAETLLKKIENIDEFPFYYYRLAKIYEKKDVKKAFDLHIKAVEENNKLADLALGRYSYSGLYPNTQISFMKNNDEIIWVGNISEKFSTLGIIHPIRSWKKSDTFMYACPYPSDEALRIYEEREKETYKSVPLEIKKEVILKGLIDSGFKDVKVLGVDKEKYESVFQDLSISVKDNSNNLLIVGEFEKSYDVSDILKKAKKVLAFVYVPDLKDRENVVWFIPKFRVLRTTSQLISLFEKEGFKVSKVEAIDGNLRCIQAYKE from the coding sequence ATGAGTGATGATAATGAAAAATTGTTGTCCGTTGCTATGATCGTTAAGAACGAAGAGGCTAATATTAGACGCGCCTTAGAGGCTATTAAAGATGTGGCAGATGAGATAATCGTTGTTGATACGGGTTCTACGGATAGAACACCTGAAATAGTTAAAGAGTATACCGATAAGTTATACTTTCATGAGTGGCAGAATGATTTTTCTGAGGCTCGGAATTATTCTTTGAAATTTCCAACCTGTGAGTGGGTTATGAGATACGATGCGGATGAAGAGGCTTCAGAATTGTTTAAAAAAAACATAAGAGAGTTTCTTAAAAAACTGCCAAAAGATGTGAATACTGTCTATCTACCCATTATTAGTTATATGGATATGGACTACACAAGAACTGAAGTTGCATCGATACCAATAATTTTTAGAAATGGTACCGTTGAATATAAAAATGTTGTACATAATCAAGCTATATATAAACCAAAGGTCGTTCGAGGTAATTTTCCGATTCTTCACTACGGTTACATCTGGACGAGGGCTTTGAAGAGAAAGAAGTATGAAAGAACAGGTACTTTAATAAGAGAGCAATTAAAGGAAGCAAAACATCCTATTGAGAGGTTGTATTATTTAGTTCAGTTGTACAAAACAGAGTCTATCGGGGGGTATACGTATAAGAAGAACCAAGTCGCTTGGGAGACATTGGCAGAGATAAGAAGAGTGGGGAGAGTTCCTGCCATAGGACTTGAGTTTTTGTATTTGTTTGGGTTGGACTGTGTATTTGGGGGTTTGAAAGATCTTGGAAAGGAGTTACTGCAAAAGTGTATAGATGCTACTCCTCAGTATCCTGATCCTTACTTTGGTATGATGGCATTGTGCGAAAGATCAACGGATTGGGATGAGCTAATCAAGTGGGGAGAAAAGTTTTTTAAAGTCTTAGATGAAGCTATGAAGAATGTAGAGAATTTTGATTGGACTATTATGTCTTTCAAGCAAGTGCCTTTGGCACATATTTTGATGGCTCGTGCGATGTTGAAAAGAAAAGATTTTGAAGGGTTCAACGAACATATTTCCCTTGCATTTAGTGAAGATGAGAACATTACTATCGATAAAAAGAATTTGTATGTTTTGCTAAATGATTTAAAAGAGGGTGTTGAAAGTAAAGAAGAGTGGGGAAAAGTATTACCTGGGTTTAAAGTTATGGTTGAAGGTGTAGAAAAATCAGGGATTGTTATTTATTATGATAGCGTCGTTGAAAAAATTGCTGAATTAGAAGTTGAAGTCGATGAAGATTTGTTAGATAAATTATCTTGTAGAAATGAACTTTCAAAATACATAATAAAGAAGATGAAAACATCAGAAGACCAACTTTTAGATTTTATCACTAAAGATGATTATCTCAATTTTGTAGAAAAAAACGGTATACCTGGACTTTTGCTTTTTTATTCAGTTTTGCAAAAAACAAAAGATAATCTTGATACGTTGAAGACCCTTTCTAGTTTAAGAAAGATTGAAAACGAAAAGATTCAAGGAGTTTTATACGCCTTATTAGGGGATTGTTATCTGAGGTTGAAAAGGTTCAATGAAGCTCTAAGTCAGTATAAAAAGTCTTTAGAAATACTTCCTGATCTTTCACAGTTTATTAAGCCTATAATTGAGGATTTGAGCACGAAGTTAGACCCCGAGATGGACGGGGTCTACGAAGAGATGTATGCCCATTTTGCTTCAGGGAAAGAGTTTATTTTCGATATTATGGGGTACGTAGGGCAAGAGAACGCGCAAAAACTTTATCTTATTTCTGATGCTTCATTGGCTTTGTACGTTTCAGGGATATCTTTTATTCAAAAAGATCCACAAAAGGCTGAGACGTTGTTGAAAAAAATAGAAAATATCGACGAATTTCCTTTTTATTATTATAGGCTTGCTAAGATATACGAAAAAAAAGATGTTAAAAAAGCCTTTGATTTACATATAAAGGCTGTAGAAGAGAATAACAAACTTGCTGATTTGGCACTTGGTAGATACAGTTATTCTGGCCTTTATCCAAATACTCAGATTAGTTTTATGAAAAACAACGATGAAATCATTTGGGTAGGGAATATTTCTGAAAAATTTTCCACGCTTGGCATTATTCATCCCATTAGGAGTTGGAAGAAATCAGATACTTTTATGTACGCTTGCCCTTATCCTTCTGATGAGGCTTTAAGGATTTACGAAGAGCGTGAGAAAGAGACTTACAAGTCTGTTCCTTTGGAGATCAAAAAGGAAGTTATTTTAAAGGGATTAATTGATAGTGGTTTTAAAGATGTTAAGGTTCTTGGAGTAGATAAAGAGAAGTATGAAAGTGTTTTTCAAGATTTGAGTATTTCTGTGAAGGATAATTCTAACAATCTTTTAATTGTAGGAGAGTTTGAGAAAAGTTATGATGTGTCTGATATTCTAAAGAAGGCAAAAAAGGTTTTAGCCTTTGTGTATGTTCCTGATTTAAAGGATAGAGAGAATGTAGTTTGGTTTATTCCAAAGTTTAGGGTGCTTAGAACGACGAGTCAGTTGATTTCGTTATTTGAGAAAGAAGGGTTTAAGGTTTCAAAAGTTGAGGCTATCGATGGAAATTTGAGATGTATTCAAGCTTATAAAGAGTAA
- a CDS encoding NTP transferase domain-containing protein yields MIIQAGGKGTRMEKYTWNKPKALVSVDSSPMIFYTFKVFKNSNFIIIGDYKYEVLKEYLKIFSDINYILIKTGEKGTCAGLNTALKFIPQNEPLVYVWSDLVLPKDFELNLNNNKNLIGISKDFECRWSYKNGEFVEEKSKEFGVAGFFVFNSKKEIEDVPSSGEFVKYLKYKNIEFDEIPLYGTKEFGIKEEYEEYIFSKRISRPFNEVKIANDKVIKIPLDEKGFALAEHESNWYKYISTKSYSNIPKVLSLDPITLEKVDGLHPFELNSYKDKKKVLDKILEAFEKLHNLSHPINSNYFSLEKEYYVKTFERMDKVYKLIPFATEKEIKINNKWFLNPFYLEEDIKNLVREFYPEKFHPIHGDPTFSNMLIDKNLDKIYLIDPRGYFGFDKIYGDKDYDYAKLYYSLKGNYDKFNQKHFDLKIENTEVFLDIESNEYEQLEEYFFENIKPVNEDKIKLLHAIIWLSLTTYAWDDYDSICGAFYNGTIKLGEVI; encoded by the coding sequence GTGATAATTCAAGCAGGTGGAAAAGGAACTAGAATGGAGAAATATACGTGGAATAAACCTAAAGCTTTAGTTTCTGTTGATAGTTCGCCAATGATCTTTTATACTTTTAAGGTTTTTAAAAATTCTAATTTTATAATAATAGGTGACTACAAATATGAAGTGCTAAAAGAATATCTGAAAATCTTTAGTGATATCAACTACATTTTGATAAAAACTGGTGAAAAAGGCACTTGTGCTGGTTTAAATACCGCTTTAAAATTTATTCCACAAAATGAGCCTTTAGTATATGTATGGAGTGATTTGGTTTTACCCAAAGATTTTGAACTAAATTTGAACAATAATAAAAATTTAATTGGAATTTCCAAAGATTTTGAATGTAGATGGTCTTATAAAAATGGTGAATTTGTAGAAGAAAAATCTAAAGAATTTGGTGTGGCTGGATTTTTTGTTTTTAACAGCAAAAAAGAAATAGAAGATGTACCGAGTTCAGGCGAATTTGTTAAATATTTAAAATATAAAAATATAGAATTTGACGAAATTCCACTATATGGCACCAAAGAATTTGGAATAAAAGAAGAATATGAAGAATACATTTTTTCAAAAAGAATTTCAAGACCTTTTAATGAAGTAAAAATAGCAAATGATAAAGTTATAAAGATCCCTTTAGATGAAAAAGGGTTCGCTTTGGCCGAGCATGAAAGTAATTGGTATAAATACATATCAACCAAATCATACAGTAATATCCCTAAAGTTTTAAGTCTAGACCCAATAACTTTAGAAAAAGTAGATGGATTGCATCCTTTTGAATTGAATTCATACAAAGACAAAAAAAAGGTACTAGATAAGATTTTAGAAGCATTTGAGAAACTTCATAACTTATCTCATCCAATAAACTCGAATTATTTTAGTTTAGAGAAAGAGTATTATGTTAAAACTTTTGAGCGTATGGATAAGGTGTATAAATTAATACCCTTTGCAACAGAAAAAGAAATTAAGATAAATAACAAATGGTTCTTAAATCCTTTTTATCTAGAAGAAGATATAAAAAATTTAGTTAGAGAATTCTATCCAGAAAAATTTCACCCAATTCATGGAGATCCAACATTTTCAAATATGCTGATTGATAAAAATTTAGATAAAATCTATTTGATAGACCCGAGAGGGTATTTTGGCTTTGATAAAATTTATGGAGACAAAGATTATGATTATGCCAAATTATATTACAGTTTGAAGGGTAATTATGATAAATTTAATCAAAAACATTTTGATCTAAAGATAGAAAATACTGAAGTTTTTTTAGATATAGAGTCTAACGAATATGAACAATTAGAAGAATATTTTTTCGAGAATATTAAACCAGTCAACGAAGACAAAATTAAACTACTTCACGCAATAATTTGGCTATCCTTAACAACATATGCTTGGGATGATTATGATTCTATATGTGGAGCGTTTTATAACGGAACAATTAAATTGGGGGAGGTTATATGA
- a CDS encoding deoxyribonuclease IV, whose product MIKIGAHMKISKGFKKVPPDTANIGGNTFQIFTSSPRVWKVNPPKESDVEGFKNAMTEFNINFEDVLVHSSYLINLASPKDDIREKSINAMIEEIKATDQLGIHHYNFHPGSHLGEGEEFGISKILEGLDTIFKEVQNTKVTILLENVAQKGSNIGYSTEQLGRIINNSPWKERLGITYDTCHGFDSNYDIRKKEEVQRLLDEIDKYIGLNKLKMIHLNDSKYDVGAAKDRHEFIGKGYIGKEGFKTFLSFDEISKLPLILETPGDDPEHSQDIKVVKEIFKELGKL is encoded by the coding sequence ATGATAAAAATCGGCGCACATATGAAAATCTCAAAAGGCTTCAAAAAAGTCCCTCCTGACACAGCAAACATAGGAGGCAACACCTTCCAAATCTTCACAAGTTCACCACGGGTTTGGAAAGTAAACCCACCAAAAGAAAGCGATGTAGAAGGCTTCAAAAACGCAATGACCGAATTCAACATAAATTTTGAAGACGTCTTAGTTCATTCAAGCTACTTAATAAACCTCGCCTCTCCAAAAGACGACATCAGAGAAAAATCCATAAATGCAATGATAGAAGAAATAAAAGCCACAGACCAATTAGGAATACACCATTACAACTTCCATCCAGGAAGCCATTTAGGTGAAGGAGAAGAATTCGGCATAAGCAAAATATTAGAAGGGTTAGATACCATCTTCAAAGAAGTTCAAAATACAAAAGTAACTATCTTGCTCGAAAACGTTGCACAAAAAGGTTCAAACATAGGATACTCCACGGAACAACTGGGAAGAATAATAAACAATTCACCATGGAAAGAAAGATTAGGCATAACTTACGATACCTGCCATGGATTCGATTCTAACTATGACATAAGAAAAAAAGAAGAGGTACAAAGACTCTTAGACGAAATTGACAAATACATCGGCTTAAATAAACTAAAAATGATCCATCTAAACGACTCAAAATATGACGTAGGCGCTGCTAAAGACAGACACGAATTTATAGGCAAAGGATACATAGGAAAAGAAGGATTTAAAACCTTCCTCTCTTTCGATGAAATATCTAAGCTACCTCTGATACTTGAAACCCCAGGAGATGATCCAGAGCATAGCCAAGACATAAAAGTAGTAAAAGAGATCTTCAAAGAATTAGGAAAGCTTTAA
- a CDS encoding class I SAM-dependent methyltransferase, producing the protein MIQNIASKGAKVIAIDLTEKLIEFARKNSYHDNITYIVEDATNLNLMKTFDLTTSIDSMEHIPKDRIESFFQVLKKT; encoded by the coding sequence GTGATTCAAAATATAGCTAGCAAAGGTGCTAAAGTAATAGCGATTGATTTAACAGAGAAATTAATAGAATTTGCGAGAAAAAATTCTTACCACGATAATATAACTTATATAGTAGAAGACGCCACAAATTTAAATTTGATGAAAACATTCGACCTTACAACAAGTATAGATTCGATGGAGCATATTCCAAAAGATAGGATTGAAAGTTTCTTTCAAGTTTTAAAAAAAACATAG
- a CDS encoding flagellin has product MRINHNLNALNAWRQLESANNAMGKSLEKLSSGLRINRAVDDAAGLSISEKMRAQIKGLDMAVKNAQDSISLIQTAEGTLTETHATLQRMRELAVQAANDTNVTEDREALQDEAKQLRDEITRIANNTEFDTQKLLNGSFSDKYFHIGANISQNITLSINTMDASALGINSINLESQASANAAISTINAAIEEVSTERSKLGAYQNRLEHTINNLQVSSENLTAAESRIRDVDMAKEMMNYTKQQILLQSSNAMLAQANMVPQNVLQLLR; this is encoded by the coding sequence ATGAGAATTAACCATAACTTAAACGCTCTAAATGCATGGAGGCAGTTGGAATCAGCTAACAACGCTATGGGAAAATCCCTTGAAAAACTTTCTTCAGGTTTAAGAATCAACCGAGCTGTTGATGATGCAGCTGGTTTGTCAATCTCTGAAAAAATGAGGGCACAGATTAAAGGGTTAGACATGGCTGTAAAAAATGCACAAGATTCTATATCCTTGATACAAACAGCGGAAGGAACATTAACTGAAACCCACGCTACTTTGCAAAGAATGAGAGAATTAGCAGTACAAGCAGCTAACGATACAAACGTTACAGAAGATAGAGAAGCATTACAAGATGAAGCAAAACAATTAAGGGACGAAATTACAAGAATTGCAAACAACACCGAATTCGACACCCAAAAATTATTAAATGGAAGCTTTTCTGACAAATATTTCCACATTGGAGCAAACATAAGTCAAAACATTACATTATCTATCAACACTATGGATGCATCGGCTTTGGGTATAAATAGTATAAACCTTGAAAGTCAAGCAAGTGCTAATGCCGCTATTAGTACTATAAACGCTGCAATAGAAGAAGTCTCTACAGAAAGATCCAAACTCGGTGCATATCAGAACAGATTAGAACATACTATAAACAACTTGCAAGTTTCCTCAGAGAATTTAACCGCTGCAGAATCAAGAATCAGAGATGTAGACATGGCAAAAGAAATGATGAACTATACAAAACAACAAATACTGTTGCAATCATCGAATGCAATGTTGGCTCAAGCAAACATGGTTCCACAAAACGTCTTGCAATTGTTAAGATAA
- a CDS encoding SIS domain-containing protein: protein MNHYHLKKQLIALEKIEENIDYDTLDTLIEDMLVTINTGGKIIATALGKNVPICEKFIGTLNSLGINGHFLHTNSAIHGDLGVVKDNDLVIMLTKSGETSESIYLYEQLKKRKIKLWLLTYNGNSTLGKKIANKLVLFLEHEGDKWNLVPNNSSIGYLLVLQAVAMEITDRLDIKLEVFKQNHPGGYIGKVLETKRRV from the coding sequence ATGAATCACTATCATTTGAAGAAACAATTAATAGCCTTAGAAAAGATAGAAGAGAACATTGATTATGATACTTTGGATACGCTTATTGAAGATATGTTAGTGACAATAAATACCGGCGGAAAAATCATAGCTACTGCATTAGGGAAAAACGTGCCAATCTGTGAAAAGTTTATAGGAACGCTGAATTCTTTAGGTATTAATGGACATTTTTTACACACAAACTCTGCAATACATGGAGATTTAGGTGTCGTGAAGGATAATGATTTGGTAATTATGTTAACAAAAAGCGGAGAAACCTCGGAATCAATATATTTATACGAGCAATTAAAAAAGAGAAAAATAAAATTATGGTTATTAACCTATAATGGAAACAGCACATTAGGCAAGAAAATAGCTAATAAATTAGTTTTGTTTCTTGAACATGAGGGAGATAAGTGGAATCTAGTTCCAAATAATTCAAGTATAGGGTATTTATTGGTATTGCAAGCGGTTGCAATGGAAATTACGGACAGATTGGATATAAAATTGGAAGTATTTAAACAAAATCATCCGGGAGGTTATATAGGTAAAGTTCTTGAAACGAAAAGGAGGGTTTAA
- the gdhA gene encoding NADP-specific glutamate dehydrogenase — MRDSIELTQENYVDSIIERVVVMNPGETEFHQAVREVLESIKPVVELYPEFEENGILERLTEPERQIIFRVPWLDDQGNVHVNRGYRIEFNSALGPYKGGLRFHPTVYPGIMKFLAFEQTFKNALTGRPIGGAKGGSDFDPKGKSDSEVMRFCQSFMTELYRHIGAQTDIPAGDIGVGNREIGYLFGQYKRITNRFEAGTLTGKGVDWGGSLARTEATGYGLVYFVEEMLKDIGETFEGKKVVVSGSGNVAIYTAQKVVELGGKVIALSDSDGMVYDPEGIDLNSVIEIKEKRRGRIVEYLKTHPSAEYNDNSKNIWKIECDIAFPCATQNEIDIEEAKTLVNNGVLAVAEGANMPCTPEAIECFQKNNVMFAPAKAANAGGVATSALEMTQNSMWESWSFEEVDKKLREIMKNIYSSIKTTAEEYKKDGDLVFGANVTAFLKVARAMMDQGIV; from the coding sequence ATGCGAGACTCTATTGAATTAACCCAAGAAAATTATGTTGACAGCATAATTGAAAGGGTAGTTGTTATGAATCCTGGAGAAACTGAGTTTCACCAGGCGGTACGTGAGGTGCTTGAAAGTATCAAACCGGTTGTTGAACTGTATCCTGAATTTGAAGAAAACGGGATTTTAGAAAGGTTAACTGAGCCTGAAAGGCAGATTATCTTTCGTGTTCCATGGCTAGATGATCAAGGGAACGTTCATGTTAATAGGGGATACAGAATAGAATTTAACTCTGCATTAGGGCCTTATAAAGGGGGATTGCGTTTTCATCCCACCGTATACCCTGGAATCATGAAGTTTCTTGCATTTGAACAAACTTTCAAAAATGCTTTAACTGGAAGGCCTATAGGTGGAGCAAAAGGTGGTAGTGACTTCGATCCAAAGGGGAAGTCAGATTCCGAAGTTATGAGATTTTGTCAAAGTTTTATGACTGAACTATATAGACATATAGGGGCACAAACGGATATTCCAGCAGGAGATATAGGTGTTGGGAACAGAGAAATAGGGTATCTCTTTGGTCAATACAAAAGAATTACCAACCGTTTTGAAGCTGGCACCCTAACAGGAAAAGGTGTAGATTGGGGTGGAAGTTTAGCCAGAACAGAAGCAACAGGTTATGGATTGGTTTATTTTGTTGAAGAAATGCTAAAAGATATTGGTGAAACATTTGAAGGCAAGAAGGTAGTAGTTTCTGGATCTGGAAACGTGGCTATTTACACTGCTCAAAAAGTTGTAGAACTCGGTGGAAAGGTTATAGCCCTTAGTGATTCAGATGGAATGGTATACGATCCAGAAGGAATAGATTTAAATTCTGTAATTGAGATAAAAGAAAAAAGAAGGGGAAGAATAGTTGAGTATCTCAAAACTCATCCTTCGGCAGAGTATAACGATAACAGTAAAAATATTTGGAAAATTGAATGTGATATTGCCTTCCCATGTGCCACTCAAAACGAAATTGATATAGAAGAAGCAAAAACACTTGTGAATAACGGTGTTTTAGCGGTTGCAGAAGGTGCTAATATGCCGTGCACTCCAGAAGCTATTGAATGTTTCCAAAAAAATAACGTTATGTTTGCCCCAGCTAAAGCTGCCAACGCTGGAGGTGTTGCTACCTCTGCCTTAGAAATGACTCAAAATAGTATGTGGGAGTCTTGGAGTTTTGAAGAGGTAGATAAAAAACTACGAGAGATAATGAAGAACATCTACAGTAGTATAAAGACGACAGCTGAAGAGTACAAGAAAGATGGAGACCTTGTTTTTGGGGCTAATGTGACGGCTTTTCTAAAGGTAGCAAGAGCAATGATGGATCAAGGGATTGTTTAA
- a CDS encoding flagellin, giving the protein MRINHNISALNAWRSMDQVNQSMGKTLERLSSGLRINRAGDDAAGLAISEKMRGQIKGLETAVKNAQDSISLIQTAEGALTETHSILQRMRELSVQAASDTNTDVDRNQIQLELDQLREEIDRISRTTEFNTMKLLDGKIESFRGSEDIKVVTGGNINVDVSAVSGATVVEGTYVIEVGQLEDASTSTLDVRITQIESEGIVTTKVVSLNSGVATIGGISFTWVSTTFNIGDFGESLPLNEIVDSAVVRVEGTNTAADQLVFQIGANEGHNIVLGIDDMSAAALGLTDKSLKATDQNSAERSIMVVDAAIHKVSTARASLGAVQNRLEHTISNLGVASENLTAAESRIRDADMAKEMMDFTKQQILLQASNAMLAQANTIPQNVLQLLR; this is encoded by the coding sequence ATGAGGATTAATCACAACATTAGTGCATTGAATGCATGGAGATCGATGGATCAAGTAAACCAATCGATGGGTAAAACACTTGAAAGACTTTCTTCTGGTTTAAGAATCAACAGAGCAGGAGACGATGCAGCGGGCTTAGCAATATCCGAAAAGATGAGAGGTCAAATTAAAGGTTTAGAAACTGCTGTTAAAAATGCACAAGATTCTATATCTTTGATACAAACAGCAGAAGGAGCACTGACAGAAACACACTCTATACTTCAAAGAATGAGAGAATTATCGGTTCAAGCTGCATCAGATACCAACACAGATGTTGATAGAAATCAAATACAGTTAGAATTAGATCAACTAAGAGAAGAGATCGATAGGATTTCAAGAACCACAGAGTTCAACACAATGAAATTGCTTGATGGTAAGATTGAATCATTCAGAGGTAGTGAAGATATTAAAGTTGTTACGGGAGGAAACATCAATGTTGACGTTAGTGCCGTATCAGGTGCTACTGTAGTGGAAGGTACTTACGTTATAGAAGTCGGACAATTAGAAGATGCTTCGACTTCGACTTTGGATGTTAGAATAACGCAAATAGAAAGTGAGGGAATAGTAACTACAAAGGTGGTCTCCTTGAATTCGGGAGTAGCAACAATTGGTGGTATTTCTTTCACATGGGTTTCCACAACTTTTAATATCGGTGATTTTGGAGAATCTTTACCTTTAAATGAAATTGTAGACAGTGCCGTTGTTAGAGTTGAAGGAACTAACACCGCTGCTGATCAGCTTGTTTTCCAAATAGGGGCGAATGAAGGTCACAACATCGTACTTGGAATAGACGATATGAGTGCTGCAGCTCTTGGACTCACAGATAAGTCACTTAAAGCAACCGACCAAAATAGCGCTGAAAGATCAATAATGGTTGTGGACGCTGCAATTCACAAAGTAAGTACAGCAAGGGCATCACTTGGTGCTGTTCAGAATAGATTGGAACATACTATATCCAACTTGGGTGTAGCATCGGAGAACTTAACCGCAGCAGAAAGCAGAATCAGAGACGCAGATATGGCAAAAGAGATGATGGACTTTACAAAGCAACAGATACTCTTGCAAGCATCGAATGCAATGTTGGCACAAGCGAATACAATTCCACAAAATGTGTTGCAGTTGTTGCGATAA